In Populus nigra chromosome 10, ddPopNigr1.1, whole genome shotgun sequence, the following proteins share a genomic window:
- the LOC133704696 gene encoding uncharacterized protein LOC133704696 — translation MQLVSNDSRQEDVSESEPILSQSNILQHSEEESSSSREIKSLGRDCDVHVAELESICIDETSHLVNPDQPQCRICLDIGGEDLIAPCHCKGTQKHVHRSCLDNWRSTKEGFAFAHCTECRAMFILRANVPADRWWLRLKFHFLVARDHALIFMVVQLVVAFLGVLVYKFYGEELREMFGYEEHPYGFYTMAVLAIILVGLLYGFFIAIICGQRINERHYHVLAKQELTKEYVVLDREACKDVPELGASHVSELRMLGLC, via the exons ATGCAATTAGTATCAAATGATAGTCGCCAGGAAGATGTTTCGGAAAGTGAACCCATCTTATCCCAATCTAATATTTTGCAGCATTCTGAAGAAGAATCATCATCCTCTCGTGAAATTAAATCCTTAGGAAGGGATTGTGATGTTCATGTTGCTGAGTTAGAGAGTATTTGCATCGATGAAACTAGCCATCTGGTGAATCCGGACCAGCCACAGTGCCGTATATGCCTTGATATTGGAG GGGAAGACTTGATTGCACCATGTCATTGCAAAGGCACTCAGAAGCATGTCCATAGATCATGTCTTGATAACTGGAGGTCAACTAAG GAGGGCTTTGCTTTTGCTCACTGTACAGAATGCAGAGCAATGTTTATATTGCGGGCAAATGTCCCAGCTGACAGGTGGTGGTTGAGACTGAAGTTTCACTTCCTTGTTGCAAGGGACCATGCATTAATTTTCATGGTAGTTCAGCTG GTTGTTGCATTCTTGGGTGTGCTGGTGTACAAGTTCTACGGGGAGGAACTAAGGGAAATGTTTGGCTATGAAGAACATCCCTATGGGTTCTATACTATGGCTG tTTTAGCAATCATTTTGGTGGGTTTGCTCTACGGTTTCTTCATTGCTATAATATGTGGACAAAGGATCAATGAGCGACACTATCATGTTCTTGCCAAGCAAGAACTTACGAAG GAATACGTGGTATTAGACAGAGAAGCTTGCAAGGATGTCCCTGAACTTGGAGCTAGTCATGTCTCAGAACTAAGAATGCTGGGTCTTTGTTAG